CCTTACAGTGGTAGGTAATGCTGGTGACAAGGTAAGGGTGACCTCAGAAAGAAAAAAGAAAAGATGGGCTGCTAAAAGGTTTAAAAAGACCTTACGATCGAATAACGCTTTGGCATATAGTACAACAATAAAAGATAATGGAAGCATTATCAAAAAGGGCATATTTGTTACAAATCTGCTTAGTAATGTATTGATCTCAACAAAGTAGATTAAAGCGGTTGAAAGAGAAAGTGTGTAAAAAGCAGGGATTAGAATTAAAGTTGGAACCATTCGTTTTATGGATGCTTTTTTTTGTGTATATAAAAGTGCGGTAAGGAATATGCTGTTTTGAAAACATCTTGCTGCGACCTGAAACACTCCTGAAAGAGAGTGCGGGTCACTGGTGAGGCTGCGTGTGATGCTAAAAAGAGTAAGTGTTCCACTAAGCAGTGCCGAAAACCCCAACGCAAGAAGAAATGACTCCTTTAAGTACGCCCGGGTATTCCACCCCAGTAAAAAAATGGTTAAGCAGAGGGTTACCGTTAACAGCTCCATGGAAAGTAAAATGTTTGTCCCGATAGAGGCAGGGGTTAGGATAACCAAAAATACAAAAAGGATTGGCGGTATATTTTTTATCAGGGATAGGGTCACTGAATAACTCCAAGTTGGTGGCGATGTGAAAACACCCAGCATACGTAGTAATAGGTGCAAAGGAGGTGCCATCGTGAAGAGAGTGTTATGAAGATCCAAAGTAACAGCCGTATACTTTTTAATCCACGGGATATAAAGCGTAACTAATTAGTTTTTCAACGTTGGAGTAGTAATTGATAACTCGAAAACCTTTGCCTGACACCTTTTGAGCGATGGTATCTGGAAATGCTGATACTACGGACCTTGAGACCTTAAGCGCAATAATTACCTGAATAAAAAAAACCTTTATTCCCAATCATTGAATAAATTATACTTCAATACCGATGTATGCTTCACTGAACACTAAGTTTCACTTCTAAAACAGTTGTATCGGGCTTTTTTTCTTTGAGTAATCCGATTTATTCTATAAGGAGTAATTGATGATTGAAAGGTTAGCAGCTCAGTTTAATGCCGGTGGCAATTTTATGTGGATAATTCTTTTTGTGTTGGGCTTTGCTGTGGCGGTAATGATTGAACGGCTGTTCTATCTATATATCTACTGTTATGGCTCGAATATGAACTTTGTAAAAAAAGTAATCGCTGCTATAAAGGGGCAAAAAGTTGAAGATGCAAAGAAGATGGTTGCAGATCGCAGCTCACCGATGCATCGGCTGCTTTATACCGCTGTCGATCAGTATGCTTCCGGGGCGACTCAAACTCAAGTGATGGAAAAAGTTGAACAGTCAGCAATCAGGGAACTA
The sequence above is a segment of the Chitinispirillales bacterium ANBcel5 genome. Coding sequences within it:
- a CDS encoding MotA/TolQ/ExbB proton channel family protein, encoding MIERLAAQFNAGGNFMWIILFVLGFAVAVMIERLFYLYIYCYGSNMNFVKKVIAAIKGQKVEDAKKMVADRSSPMHRLLYTAVDQYASGATQTQVMEKVEQSAIRELPRLQKRINYLSLVANVATLLGLLGTIMGLQLSFSSLADVDTAQRASMLAMGISQAMNTTAFGLIVAVPCMVMFTFLSNKQQALVKNIDEGISHLLSALKESE